In Argopecten irradians isolate NY chromosome 11, Ai_NY, whole genome shotgun sequence, one DNA window encodes the following:
- the LOC138335636 gene encoding uncharacterized protein has translation MDTSAGDVKYIVHSDSGIDVNSDTKTDFLEIDAPSDTEDEEFANDIWSDAVTDALTDTLKESEFEINTTENNVNSGYEIDTKENVMWFSSENVFPERHDYFINDLDNNINIQSPGFDDLETDVQSQAGVDDLETDVQSQTGVDDLETDVQSQTGVDDLETDVQSQTGVDDLETDVQSQTGVDDLETDVQSQTGVDDLETDVQSQTGVDDLETDVQSQTGVDDLETDVQSQTGVDDLENDVQSQTGVDLETNVQTQTGVDDLETDVQSQTGVDDLETDVQSQTGVDDLETEVQSQTGDDDLENDVQTQTGVDDLETNVQSQTGDDDLENDVQTQTGVDDLETDVQSQTGTGPRNVQSQTGVDDLENDVQTQTGVDDLETDVQSQTGVDDLETDVQSQTGVDDLETDVQSQTGVDLETDVQSQTGVDDLETDTGVDDLETDVQSQTGVDDLETDVKLQTGVDDLETEVQSQTGVDDLETDVKSQTGVDDLETDVQSQTGVDDLETDVQSQTGVDDLETDVQSQTGVDDLETDVQSQTGVDDLETDVQSQTGVDDLETDVQSQTGVDDLETDVQSQTGVDDLETDVQSQTGVDDLETDVQSQTGVDDLEKMSSLRLVNDVQSQTGVDDLETDVQSQTGVDDLETDVQSQTGVDDLETDVQSQTGVDDLETDVQSQTGVDDLETDVQSQTGVDDLETDVQSQTGVDDLETDVQSQTGVDLETDVQSQTGDDDLETDVQSQTGVDDLETDVQSQTGVDDLETDVQSQTGVDLETDVQSQTGVDDLETDVQSQTGVDDLETDVQSQTGVDDLETDVQSQTGVDDLETDVQSQTGVDDLETDVQSQTGVDDLETDVQSQTGVDDLETDVQSQTGVDDLETDVQSQTGVDDLETDVQSQTGVDDLETDVQSQTGKLMSSLRLLLCHLETDVQSQIGVDDLATDVQSQTGVDDLETDVHSQTGVDDLETDVQSQTGVDLETDVQSQTGVDDLETDVQAQTGVDDLATDVQSQTGVDDLETDVHSQIGVDDLETDVQSQTGVDDLETDVQAQTGVDDLETDVQSKNGINVQTAYVQSYTYTNVMADNQTDEWEKESNINEFADLLGPVMTFDLVGPVGEQLLCPKCLSVSSTGEIVVTDTESCFVIIYSSTGEYLSHFSTIPKRVFYILLDIAQYRPQDVAWLSSKRVVYTKPAGCQVVISDWKGKSTVTIEGRPLYEPYGVSVDKSDNIYVTDRRKGRILCYNSNGKLIKSLGVFGSREVLKYPHYIQVTNTENICVNELCDNKIRVRVYSKSGTSSCVVANADDQELGSLAVDSDGFVIQVASDGLVVCPPPTGHNKMTTDLLVSSTLTSDLMGITLTDTGQLVCIDRKNKQVNIFVWKNHKEKLTPFRRY, from the exons ATGGATACCTCTGCAGGTGATGTCAAATATATTGTTCATTCCGACAGTGGAATTGATGTCAACTCCGACACAAAAACTGATTTCCTGGAAATTGATGCCCCGTCCGACACCGAAGATGAAGAGTTTGCAAATGACATTTGGTCAGACGCGGTGACTGATGCCTTAACAGACACCTTGAAAGAGTCAGAATTTGAAATTAACACAACTGAAAACAATGTTAACTCAGGATATGAAATTGATACTAAAGAAAATGTCATGTGGTTCAGTTCAGAAAATGTTTTCCCAGAAAGGCATGATTATTTCATCAACGACCTTGACAACAATATTAATATCCAGTCTCCAGGTTTTGATGACCTAGAAACTGATGTCCAGTCTCAGGCTGGTGTTGATGACCTAGAAACTGATGTCCAGTCTCAGACTGGTGTTGATGACCTAGAAACTGATGTCCAGTCTCAGACTGGTGTTGATGACCTAGAAACTGATGTCCAGTCTCAGACTGGTGTTGATGACCTAGAAACTGATGTCCAGTCTCAGACTGGTGTTGATGACCTAGAAACTGATGTCCAGTCTCAGACTGGTGTTGATGACCTAGAAACTGATGTCCAGTCTCAGACTGGTGTTGATGACCTAGAAACTGATGTCCAGTCTCAGACTGGTGTTGATGACCTAGAAACTGATGTCCAGTCTCAGACTGGTGTTGATGACCTAGAAAATGATGTCCAGTCTCAGACTGGTGTTGACCTAGAAACTAATGTCCAAACTCAGACTGGTGTTGATGACCTAGAAACTGATGTCCAGTCTCAGACTGGTGTTGATGACCTAGAAACAGATGTCCAGTCTCAGACAGGTGTTGATGACCTAGAAACTGAAGTCCAGTCTCAGACTGGTGATGATGACCTAGAAAATGATGTCCAAACTCAGACTGGTGTTGATGACCTAGAAACTAATGTCCAGTCTCAGACTGGTGATGATGACCTAGAAAATGATGTCCAAACTCAGACTGGTGTTGATGACCTAGAAACTGATGTCCAGTCTCAGACTGGA ACTGGTCCTAGAAATGTCCAGTCTCAGACTGGTGTTGATGACCTAGAAAATGATGTCCAAACTCAGACTGGTGTTGATGACCTAGAAACTGATGTCCAGTCTCAGACTGGTGTTGATGACCTAGAAACTGATGTCCAGTCTCAGACTGGTGTTGATGACCTAGAAACTGATGTCCAGTCTCAGACTGGTGTTGACCTAGAAACTGATGTCCAGTCTCAGACTGGTGTTGATGACCTAGAAACTGAT ACTGGTGTTGATGACCTAGAAACTGATGTCCAGTCTCAGACTGGTGTTGATGACCTAGAAACTGATGTCAAGTTGCAGACTGGTGTTGATGACCTAGAAACTGAAGTTCAGTCTCAGACTGGTGTTGATGACCTAGAAACTGATGTCAAGTCTCAGACTGGTGTTGATGACCTAGAAACTGATGTCCAGTCTCAGACTGGTGTTGATGACCTAGAAACTGATGTCCAGTCTCAGACTGGTGTTGATGACCTAGAAACTGATGTCCAGTCTCAGACTGGTGTTGATGACCTAGAAACAGATGTCCAGTCTCAGACTGGTGTTGATGACCTAGAAACAGATGTCCAGTCTCAGACTGGTGTTGATGACCTAGAAACTGATGTCCAGTCTCAGACTGGTGTTGATGACCTAGAAACTGATGTCCAGTCTCAGACTGGTGTTGATGACCTAGAAACTGATGTCCAGTCTCAGACAGGTGTTGATGACCTAGAAACAGATGTCCAGTCTCAGACTGGTGTTGATGACCTAGAAAAGATGTCCAGTCTCAGACTGGT AAACGATGTCCAGTCTCAGACTGGTGTTGATGACCTAGAAACTGATGTCCAGTCTCAGACTGGTGTTGATGACCTAGAAACTGATGTCCAGTCTCAGACTGGTGTTGATGACCTAGAAACTGATGTCCAGTCTCAGACTGGTGTTGATGACCTAGAAACTGATGTCCAGTCTCAGACTGGTGTTGATGACCTAGAAACTGATGTCCAGTCTCAGACTGGTGTTGATGACCTAGAAACTGATGTCCAGTCTCAGACTGGTGTTGATGACCTAGAAACTGATGTCCAGTCTCAGACTGGTGTTGACCTAGAAACTGATGTCCAGTCTCAGACTGGTGATGATGACCTAGAAACTGATGTCCAGTCTCAGACTGGTGTTGATGACCTAGAAACTGATGTCCAGTCTCAGACTGGTGTTGATGACCTAGAAACTGATGTCCAGTCTCAGACTGGTGTTGACCTAGAAACTGATGTCCAGTCTCAGACTGGTGTTGATGACCTAGAAACTGATGTCCAGTCTCAGACTGGTGTTGATGACCTAGAAACTGATGTCCAGTCTCAGACTGGTGTTGATGACCTAGAAACTGATGTCCAGTCTCAGACTGGTGTTGATGACCTAGAAACTGATGTCCAGTCTCAGACTGGTGTTGATGACCTAGAAACTGATGTCCAGTCTCAGACTGGTGTTGATGACCTAGAAACTGATGTCCAGTCTCAGACTGGTGTTGATGACCTAGAAACTGATGTCCAGTCTCAGACTGGTGTTGATGACCTAGAAACTGATGTCCAGTCTCAGACTGGTGTTGATGACCTAGAAACTGATGTCCAGTCTCAGACTGGTGTTGATGACCTAGAAACTGATGTCCAGTCTCAGACTGGT AAACTGATGTCCAGTCTCAGACTGTTGTTGTGTCACCTAGAAACTGATGTCCAGTCTCAGATTGGTGTAGACGACCTTGCAACTGATGTCCAGTCTCAGACTGGTGTTGATGACCTAGAAACTGATGTCCATTCTCAGACTGGTGTAGACGACCTAGAAACTGATGTCCAGTCTCAGACTGGTGTTGACCTAGAAACTGATGTCCAGTCTCAGACTGGTGTTGATGACCTAGAAACTGATGTCCAAGCTCAGACTGGTGTAGACGACCTTGCAACTGATGTCCAGTCTCAGACTGGTGTTGATGACCTAGAAACTGATGTCCATTCTCAGATTGGTGTTGATGACCTTGAAACTGATGTCCAGTCTCAGACTGGTGTTGATGACCTAGAAACCGATGTCCAAGCTCAGACTGGTGTAGATGACCTAGAGACTGATGTTCAATCTAAGAATGGCATCAATGTCCAAACAGCCTATGTTCAGTCTTACACCTATACAAATGTGATGGCTGATAACCAAACAGATGAATGGGAAAAGGAGTCTAATATCAATGAATTTGCTGACCTTTTGGGTCCAgttatgacctttgacctggtGGGTCCAGTTGGAGAGCAGTTGCTTTGTCCAAAGTGTCTCAGTGTGTCTTCGACGGGAGAGATCGTGGTCACTGACACGGAGAGCTGCTTTGTAATCATCTATAGCAGTACTGGGGAGTATCTTAGCCACTTTAGTACAATTCCAAAGAGAGTTTTTTACATACTTCTAGACATAGCTCAATACAGACCACAAGACGTTGCCTGGTTATCTTCCAAACGCGTAGTATACACCAAACCAGCAGGCTGCCAGGTCGTCATTTCAGATTGGAAGGGCAAATCCACCGTCACAATAGAAGGAAGGCCTTTATATGAACCGTACGGAGTCTCCGTTGACAAATCTGATAATATTTACGTCACCGATAGGAGAAAGGGGAGAATACTCTGTTATAACTCTAACGGAAAACTTATTAAGAGTTTAGGTGTGTTTGGATCACGAGAAGTGTTGAAGTATCCTCATTATATCCAGGTCACGAACACGGAAAACATTTGTGTGAATGAACTGTGTGACAACAAGATCCGAGTGCGAGTTTACTCCAAGTCTGGAACGTCCAGTTGTGTGGTAGCTAATGCGGATGACCAAGAGTTAGGAAGCTTGGCAGTAGATTCTGACGGATTCGTTATACAGGTAGCAAGTGACGGTCTTGTGGTGTGTCCTCCGCCAACTGGACACAACAAAATGACCACTGACCTATTGGTCAGTTCAACTCTGACCTCTGACCTTATGGGTATAACCCTGACAGACACTGGTCAGTTGGTCTGTATTGACAGAAAGAATAAACAGGTCAACATCTTTGTTTGGAAAAACCACAAAGAAAAGTTAACTCCTTTTAGAAGGTATTGA
- the LOC138334247 gene encoding peritrophin-1-like, with protein MTYEPSKPYISGAQGKNPVLHQNDDTGVKINIGSTTIMKVLVFSLCVALSVAVPTREKRQANCVNAFQNVPNPCTSNSNRVYFPHPGDTSKFLQCDRFGRMYIVQCPAGEIYNQATTSCITPVVVTTASVPVVNNQCTPQNIAKGDLYFAISGSPNQFIECDLNGNANILTCPSNLVWDQSRLSCVYAFTQVNPTPQPGTSGNTLTGAANPCLGQTVTNVGLFFSHPDPNKFIQCDIAGDAYVLSCPSGLVWNEYSKTCVSPYLVAGSSG; from the exons ATGACGTATGAACCTAGCAAGCCTTATATAAGCGGGGCGCAAGGCAAGAACCCTGTGCTACACCAAAACGACGACACGGGGGTAAAGATAAATATCGGCTCAACAACAATAATGAAAGTATTGGTATTTTCGTTGTGTGTGGCCCTATCGGTGGCCGTCCCTACGAGGG AGAAGAGACAAGCGAATTGTGTCA ATGCATTCCAGAATGTCCCGAATCCCTGTACGTCCAACTCCAACCGTGTATATTTCCCCCACCCCGGTGATACCAGTAAGTTCCTCCAGTGTGACAGATTTGGTAGGATGTACATCGTCCAGTGCCCAGCAGGAGAGATCTACAACCAGGCCACAACGTCTTGCATCAcg CCCGTCGTAGTGACAACTGCTTCAGTTCCAGTTGTTAATAACCAGTGTACGCCCCAGAACATCGCCAAGGGAGATCTCTATTTCGCCATCTCTGGGAGTCCCAATCAGTTCATCGAATGCGACTTAAACGGAAACGCTAACATCTTAACTTGTCCGTCTAACCTTGTCTGGGACCAATCAAGATTGTCCTGTGTTTACGCCTTCACCCAAGTGAACCCAACACCGCAGCCAGGCACAAGTG GTAACACCCTAACTGGAGCAGCTAATCCGTGTCTTGGACAAACAGTTACCAATGTTGGTCTTTTCTTCTCCCATCCAGACCCCAACAAATTTATCCAGTGTGATATTGCAGGAGATGCTTATGTGCTTTCTTGTCCATCAGGTCTTGTTTGGAACGAATACAGCAAAACCTGTGTCTCTCCTTACTTAGTAGCCGGGTCAAGTGGTTAG